The Vespula pensylvanica isolate Volc-1 chromosome 24, ASM1446617v1, whole genome shotgun sequence genome includes the window tatatatatatatatattcttttttattagaatattgtcgaattaataattcgtaataactttgtgtatgtaattatatacacTATACACTATTTTGCAAAAAACTATACAATAGTAGTTAAATACAAAATTGACtaatgattagaaaaatgcattatgcataaataaatatacgtgcAACCCTTTAATTCTATAGAAATAATCAATCAAATGAATATATCAAATTGATATCTTGGATTATTTAGACAATGATtgtttacatataaatttcttttaagtaaattataaGCTGTTagttcaaataataaaaaataacgtcAAGTTTTTTCTAATAACTATTTACAATTGCTTCCATTAATTGCTTCCATTAtaaagttgaaaatatttataacagtACGTATTATTTCAAGcacatgtacatgtatgtacatgctTTGAGCAATTATCACAAGaacattgatttaaaaattattaaaaaacacCGCGCAATAGAggtgtttatttatttaattgtaatcgTAAAACTAATCGTATATAATTTCTCGAATGTACtagtaatttttatagatctgatcaaaaataagaaataattagaatgTACAGATATGCTGATACGTCATGCAATTTTTTTCACCAGTCAGTCTGTAACATCGAGGTAGATAAGCGAGATAAAACTTCATctcactttatttttatcttatgtaATTTAAGTTTGAAACCAAGTAATTCTGATAGGACTCCAGAAAGGGCTGATAATAGCACCACCTTTGTAATCGTATAAAGATATGGATTAGCAGATAGGCCAGATATTTTAAAGGGACTTTCGAGTTCCTGTAAGCAattcaatgaataaattaatttaattcaatttaatttttaaatgttaatttgaTTACACAACtttaattgtaataacaagattataaaaagtaCGAAACCTTTATCAAATCGGCTGCTAATTTTAATACACTATTTGCTACCATTAGCTCCTCCTTTTTATGGGGTTTTTGTTCAATTTGGAGATACAGATTTatctgaaagaaatatttcttctaaaaaTTTAACTGCTAAGTTGTATAAGCAACCTACATACCTGTTCAGTTATTAAAACGGAaagatttctatattttttattaactttggTTCCTAACGTCATAAAACGCAAGATAAATATCCCTAATGAAAAACTCCAAAATAATGCTTCGACATTATACTGCGAATGTAAACTTTCCAGATCCTAGAGATGAAAGATAACTTATAATAGTAGGAAAATCTCGTCAtcaataagtatatatacatcgtgtatgtgttatacatatatatatatatatgtgtgtgtgtgtagtttACCTTAATTAGTTCCAAACTAATGaaagatagtaataataatgtaacaaTAAAAACTGAAGATACTATAACATCAACAGAACGTTGCGGCCCTCTTCTCTGTAAAGTttcatgataataaatatacataccttCAATCCAAAAAGTGCAAAGaacatttattaaagaaacagTATAATATCTTTGTGATACCTTCAAGTATGATCTAACACTTAGCcacgtttttatatttcgcACTTTGTTTAGCCGAAAATGGGGTAAATCAGACTTTCTAGCACGTCTCGATGAAGtcaaatgagaaaataatttagcaTACAAGAGTCTTTGTTTATAGGTCCGTTCAGCCACTgccaataaaaagaataagagacaAGATAATGCTAGTCTTTCAAAGGCAGagattaaaacaataatacgTTTCCTGTAatcaaattctttttgtagttttctcttcattgcataatatatttatgatgagaagaaaaaatgtgaaacTTACAGTATTGTATCTCCAAAAGCAATATCAATTAATCTACATAAAATATCAGTATATGTTTCTAAATTAACTTGTTTGAGATCATCTGGTATTATGGAAACAGTTGTATTGCCACTGTTATCTATTCCAAGAGTGTCAGTTACTCGTCTAATTGACGGTACTAAAGACAATACAATACTTAATATCAATCcaccataaaaataattcatacttTCAGGCATTGACTCTACTCTTGCTATAATAGCAGAACTAATATCAAGTACTGACAATTCTGCTTTCTTGACATCGCGTCTTGTCCAAATAGTACACGAaactgtataaatattattataacaataataaaacagCATATGAACATTATCgctatagtaaataatatttgtataggagaaaaaagtaacTAACTGCGATCGGATGAAGCACAACTGGaacttaataaaatagaaggagGTAATCCAAATTCCCAAGAGAAAGGATGTTCTATAAATTCGCTATAATTTAAATTGGCCTCGCTATGCAAATCTGATTCTTCCAGTTCTgaactgtaaaaaaaaaaaagaaacatcttGCATCATAACATTCTCTActtatttgtgtgtgtgtgtatatataaaatcatcctttttattaatcatttttaatgttttatactCTTTTTGTACCTATAACTGCATTCATCGCTATTCGTTGTCACACCCATCCACTCTGTCGCAGATGTTGTCGCTTCGGTTAAATGATTCGTTGCGGCATCCTCGCACTCACCTTCTTCCTCACTTTCACACTGTCgtcttccttctcttatttctGATATAGTCGGCGATTCATCTCTTtccttaaaaatttaataaacataatatgtCATAACTGtgaccaagaaaaaaaaaagatatataaattactattGATAATGCATACAATCAGAGTTTGGTTTACCATCTCAATGCATCCATCTCCTTCACTGTCGGAAAagtttcctcctttcttcaaTGGGTCAGGTGCTGCGTGGAAAGTGGAAAACTATGATTTATCTAATATTCTGCTTTTCCCTTCCAACAAAGATTAAAGCATGTTAACggtttagaaatattattagtttCCACTATagttatatttgtttcttgcTTGCAATGTAACCGCAGTATCTACAGATGAATGGAGAGTGcgataaattttctacttgtgtcaacacacacatatgcatttaaaatatgaaataaactaaaataaaaaataaatacatcagATAAGTTTCTATCTAAAAACAATAAACATTTGAACACCAAACCTGAATATTTGGGTTGAAGTAAAATTTGTTGGCTACTAGATGCTTCCAATTGAAAcatatttccttctttatcacataatttgatttgatctctgtttgtttgttgtaAGAATTTATTAACTGTCCTATCATTATCGCTAGATACATTCCCATTTAAACTTTCAAATCCATCGTCATCTTGATGTACAATATCTggattttctacattttctgCTGGAGGAATGtctaaaatttgtttaagtagaaaaaatataaaatcataaatatattttataaatctattttatttgacACTATTTTGCATTCTATACCTGGTTGATTACAATTGATAGAATCTTCATTTATAGAAGGTATATTCATTGATATATtcaacttttctttattacaagTTGAATGAGGAAGGAATTCCTTTAATTTTAAGAATGTATTATTAGTTTTACTTAATTATCTTGAGTTATATTTCAAGAtgcaaatagaaataatttacctGCGATTGACTAAGAGTCAAGGAATTTTCAATCATGACTTTTTTTGCAAACCGTACAGAAGTAAGTGCCTCTCTACTTATGGTACTTGCCTTTTCTGATGCAGTATCTTGCGAAGATTTAGAGTCATCGTGAACTTCTATAACAAAAACTCTAAACATCTGTGTATCAAACTATGTTTTCACATATATGAATAAACTTACTTAAATTTGATCTACTTCTTGACTTACTAATTCTGCATCTACCATGTCTTGATCGTCTAATAACTTTTTGCCTACTATAACCATTAATCTCCATAGGCCCAGAATTCGTTGATACAATGTGAGAATGAACTAAGCATAATATTAACATCATAACACTTGGTATAAAGACCTCTGATGTTGAAACTATctgtacaataaaataatctgtttaaatatgtaataactatataaaaaaaaaagtcacgaagaaaatttagtTTCATACATCAGCCtcattttctctgtctccATAAGCAAAATATAGTAAGACATTGATCAATTGCAAGCTATACAATAACAGAAATAAGACAAACACTCGAATACTTGTTTGTTGGCTCCACCATGTCTTATATAGAGGTAGAAATAAAAGACGTTGCAACGCTAAACATGCCACAGTAGATAAACCATGTTTTGGTTTTGCTTTTGGAAATGATGAAcctaaagatattatatatatatattacatttaacaatcttacaaataattaatcaaaaatgtattaataaaatcataatagAAATGTTGCTTCCTTATAACTTACCTCGTACTAAGTCAACATCTATAAATTCTGTTTTCAATTTTGCTGTTTTCATTGGAACATTAGTAAATCCACCAAGAATTCTTTGTTCCACTGTTTTCTCCCACTGTTGCTTATCATATgtaccaatttttttttgatacctgaaataataaaatacatctGTTAGAAACACAATGgtgaaatcgataaaaatgtatcgtgtctattgtaatattaatataggaGAAAAAACTATAGATATCTTACCAGTGCACGAGATCGTTAAAACTCATTTTTATTcacataaattaaattttattctaaaataagataattatcAGCTGTTATATCTAACCAAAATATTCACGCATCTGATTGAATGATGTAAGATTTCAAATGTTTCTTCTGTTGtcaaaattaaagaaactCTAGCTCTCATAATATGCACTTAGTAGGAGAAcagtatatttaataataaatccaatttcttttatttatctattttaataataatcgtattaataacaacaaagTCAATCATATTTCGCGACAACTTTTTGCTATGTCGAAGTCACTTATGCCAGACGGAGGGAAATTTAGCGCATGTGTGTAATGATTTTACTGATTGGCCCAGTTAACAAGCGGTAGATTTAACAGCTGTATTTACTTACaactattttcatttcaatatcTAACAtttgtgaaattatttatattgacaTTAGcgttgttttataattttaatttttgccCGCTTAACATAAAGTaatgacaaataattttttaaatcttcacatatgtatatgttaacAGCACCATCTGGTGGTTACATTACATACTAAATTTATAACGGACAACACATCACTGAAATaagtgtataaaaatatatatatgtatatgatatataatgtaaCGATTGAAACATATGCAAAtgctaatattattaataattataaaatatattaattatatttatggataaagaaagaaattatacaaACACAACACTGTGATTATATTCGATGGcttgaattttatttgtaaaatttattacaatctCCTCTAAATcaatcataataaataaaatgatgctttcaatatcatattataattttaaatatacgaaaataaaatcatgagGGAAAACACTGTATCGATCGTATAATACACAGCaattaacgaaagaaacattCTGTGTAAttctaaaatcattttttatgcaATTGAATCACTTTGTGAATAGCATATAAATGCTTCAGAATTTGACCTAGAgaacaacagaaaaaaaacgaagaaaaaataaaaaagaataagaaagataattctTGGTCCCAAATCCATAGACACATAGAAGCGACTCTCACTCACACTCACTGACcaacaaatttatatcaatacaACTCATTCCTAATAACAGTTTGAATATGAAAAATCTCTAAGACAGATTTTTACGTGGAACTCTTATAAGActaaattctttcttattcatataaataggATGAAAATATGCATCAAGAGAacgatttaagaaaatttttataagaatttacTGTCTATGAATTTGAGTCATGGTATTCAGCGAAAATCTGTTCGGAGTAAcggataaaaagatataaaaaattatggaaaTAGACAGTCTGCATTTTGTATGGacaaagattgaaaaaaacgATATCGTACAAGACTCGAATTCgccttatttcttcttctttcgaggTTTATCTTGTGGTGCAGGcaaattttcttgttttcgttTAGAAGCAGGCTTAGTACCTACATTGccacccttctttcttctttcttgtctttctctctcttccaatTCCTGATTTTCACGTTCGATCAATGTTATCAAGGTATTGCATCGTCGTTGCAATTCCAAGGCAGTACGAGATTTTACGAACCAATCAAAACGAAATTGAGGTGCCGATCTCACAGTTGCTCTTAATTCCTCGTAAACGTTTTCCTTGTCGAAACCTAATTTGTGTAACATACAAACAAGAAATCTATCCTCCTCTTCCGTATAATTTTTACCTTTGTTAGTACCATAAGCTATCCTCAATTGATGAAACGGTGCACGATATCTGGCCATCTTCGCATCTAATGCTTTCTTTATACCAGCACGCCTTTGTATTTTGgcctctcctctttctatttgtgCCATCACTCTGTCAATGTCTTGTAACTCGTGACAACGTTCCCAAAAAACTGCAGAGTATTCCATAACTTCTTCTGGTGTTTTTCCTTCGACTTCTTTagcaatattttcaatgtcaTCGCGaccatatttttcatttgccTTTATAAACTGATTGAAGTCCCTCTTAGTCCAATTCGTGAAGCCTTGAGtcagtaatttttctttctccgcgACTTCTTCATCCGATAAAGGCTGAGCCTCATCTATCTTTCGCTGTTCTTCCTTTTGTATCCTAGCTGCATCAGACCCTAATTCGGGATTCTTTGGAACCTTATAACCAACAGTTTGcctgaaataatatatctcttGATCAAGAAGCTCGAACAATCGAGgaggaaaaaattgaaaatcttgTACAATTGGTTGTTTCGGAGGTCTGGGAGCTTTTGGTGCTTTCGGTTCGGATACTCTCAAAGCTTCTCTGAAATAAGCGTCGACAGCATAATTGGCTTTACGTTCACGCTTAGGAGGCTCTATCCAGTTGCCAATtcctaatattttttgtttctcacgATAATCTTCGCCTTCGAATTGATAAACCGAATCGGTTGGTGCATCGACGGTGAAATTACGTAAGGAAGATTCTCCCAAGCTTTCCAATTTCTGCTTCATTTCTTCCGTCTTTGCTTCGCCCTTTTGTAATATCGTATCTATATCTTCATCGGTAATAGCGCTGTCCTTAGAAGCGAACACTTCATTAGCCCCGTGTCTAATCATATTTAACATTTCGTCCTTGTTCAATGCAGTCTGTTTTGCATCAACCAATCGACCTTGTTGTATGACCAACTTGTCCAACCGTAATTTGACCTCAGCACgttcaacaattttttcctCTACAGTGTTCTCcgtaataaatctaaaaacaCGTACTTGCTTCTGTTGTCCTATACGATGAGCTCGATCCATAGCCTGCAAATCCATTTGCGGATTCCAGTCagaatcataaataataactaCATCGGCAGT containing:
- the LOC122636906 gene encoding protein phtf isoform X3, which encodes MSFNDLVHWYQKKIGTYDKQQWEKTVEQRILGGFTNVPMKTAKLKTEFIDVDLVRGSSFPKAKPKHGLSTVACLALQRLLFLPLYKTWWSQQTSIRVFVLFLLLYSLQLINVLLYFAYGDRENEADIVSTSEVFIPSVMMLILCLVHSHIVSTNSGPMEINGYSRQKVIRRSRHGRCRISKSRSRSNLKVHDDSKSSQDTASEKASTISREALTSVRFAKKVMIENSLTLSQSQEFLPHSTCNKEKLNISMNIPSINEDSINCNQPDIPPAENVENPDIVHQDDDGFESLNGNVSSDNDRTVNKFLQQTNRDQIKLCDKEGNMFQLEASSSQQILLQPKYSAPDPLKKGGNFSDSEGDGCIEMERDESPTISEIREGRRQCESEEEGECEDAATNHLTEATTSATEWMGVTTNSDECSYSSELEESDLHSEANLNYSEFIEHPFSWEFGLPPSILLSSSCASSDRISCTIWTRRDVKKAELSVLDISSAIIARVESMPESMNYFYGGLILSIVLSLVPSIRRVTDTLGIDNSGNTTVSIIPDDLKQVNLETYTDILCRLIDIAFGDTILKRIIVLISAFERLALSCLLFFLLAVAERTYKQRLLYAKLFSHLTSSRRARKSDLPHFRLNKVRNIKTWLSVRSYLKVSQRYYTVSLINVLCTFWIEGMYIYYHETLQRRGPQRSVDVIVSSVFIVTLLLLSFISLELIKDLESLHSQYNVEALFWSFSLGIFILRFMTLGTKVNKKYRNLSVLITEQKKYFFQINLYLQIEQKPHKKEELMVANSVLKLAADLIKELESPFKISGLSANPYLYTITKVVLLSALSGVLSELLGFKLKLHKIKIK
- the LOC122636906 gene encoding protein phtf isoform X4; the encoded protein is MSFNDLVHWYQKKIGTYDKQQWEKTVEQRILGGFTNVPMKTAKLKTEFIDVDLVRGSSFPKAKPKHGLSTVACLALQRLLFLPLYKTWWSQQTSIRVFVLFLLLYSLQLINVLLYFAYGDRENEADIVSTSEVFIPSVMMLILCLVHSHIVSTNSGPMEINGYSRQKVIRRSRHGRCRISKSRSRSNLKVHDDSKSSQDTASEKASTISREALTSVRFAKKVMIENSLTLSQSQEFLPHSTCNKEKLNISMNIPSINEDSINCNQPDIPPAENVENPDIVHQDDDGFESLNGNVSSDNDRTVNKFLQQTNRDQIKLCDKEGNMFQLEASSSQQILLQPKYSAPDPLKKGGNFSDSEGDGCIEMVNQTLIERDESPTISEIREGRRQCESEEEGECEDAATNHLTEATTSATEWMGVTTNSDECSYSSELEESDLHSEANLNYSEFIEHPFSWEFGLPPSILLSSSCASSDRISCTIWTRRDVKKAELSVLDISSAIIARVESMPESMNYFYGGLILSIVLSLVPSIRRVTDTLGIDNSGNTTVSIIPDDLKQVNLETYTDILCRLIDIAFGDTILKRIIVLISAFERLALSCLLFFLLAVAERTYKQRLLYAKLFSHLTSSRRARKSDLPHFRLNKVRNIKTWLSVRSYLKRRGPQRSVDVIVSSVFIVTLLLLSFISLELIKDLESLHSQYNVEALFWSFSLGIFILRFMTLGTKVNKKYRNLSVLITEQKKYFFQINLYLQIEQKPHKKEELMVANSVLKLAADLIKELESPFKISGLSANPYLYTITKVVLLSALSGVLSELLGFKLKLHKIKIK
- the LOC122636906 gene encoding protein phtf isoform X1, which translates into the protein MSFNDLVHWYQKKIGTYDKQQWEKTVEQRILGGFTNVPMKTAKLKTEFIDVDLVRGSSFPKAKPKHGLSTVACLALQRLLFLPLYKTWWSQQTSIRVFVLFLLLYSLQLINVLLYFAYGDRENEADIVSTSEVFIPSVMMLILCLVHSHIVSTNSGPMEINGYSRQKVIRRSRHGRCRISKSRSRSNLKVHDDSKSSQDTASEKASTISREALTSVRFAKKVMIENSLTLSQSQEFLPHSTCNKEKLNISMNIPSINEDSINCNQPDIPPAENVENPDIVHQDDDGFESLNGNVSSDNDRTVNKFLQQTNRDQIKLCDKEGNMFQLEASSSQQILLQPKYSAPDPLKKGGNFSDSEGDGCIEMVNQTLIERDESPTISEIREGRRQCESEEEGECEDAATNHLTEATTSATEWMGVTTNSDECSYSSELEESDLHSEANLNYSEFIEHPFSWEFGLPPSILLSSSCASSDRISCTIWTRRDVKKAELSVLDISSAIIARVESMPESMNYFYGGLILSIVLSLVPSIRRVTDTLGIDNSGNTTVSIIPDDLKQVNLETYTDILCRLIDIAFGDTILKRIIVLISAFERLALSCLLFFLLAVAERTYKQRLLYAKLFSHLTSSRRARKSDLPHFRLNKVRNIKTWLSVRSYLKVSQRYYTVSLINVLCTFWIEGMYIYYHETLQRRGPQRSVDVIVSSVFIVTLLLLSFISLELIKDLESLHSQYNVEALFWSFSLGIFILRFMTLGTKVNKKYRNLSVLITEQKKYFFQINLYLQIEQKPHKKEELMVANSVLKLAADLIKELESPFKISGLSANPYLYTITKVVLLSALSGVLSELLGFKLKLHKIKIK
- the LOC122636906 gene encoding protein phtf isoform X7, with the translated sequence MMLILCLVHSHIVSTNSGPMEINGYSRQKVIRRSRHGRCRISKSRSRSNLKVHDDSKSSQDTASEKASTISREALTSVRFAKKVMIENSLTLSQSQEFLPHSTCNKEKLNISMNIPSINEDSINCNQPDIPPAENVENPDIVHQDDDGFESLNGNVSSDNDRTVNKFLQQTNRDQIKLCDKEGNMFQLEASSSQQILLQPKYSAPDPLKKGGNFSDSEGDGCIEMVNQTLIERDESPTISEIREGRRQCESEEEGECEDAATNHLTEATTSATEWMGVTTNSDECSYSSELEESDLHSEANLNYSEFIEHPFSWEFGLPPSILLSSSCASSDRISCTIWTRRDVKKAELSVLDISSAIIARVESMPESMNYFYGGLILSIVLSLVPSIRRVTDTLGIDNSGNTTVSIIPDDLKQVNLETYTDILCRLIDIAFGDTILKRIIVLISAFERLALSCLLFFLLAVAERTYKQRLLYAKLFSHLTSSRRARKSDLPHFRLNKVRNIKTWLSVRSYLKVSQRYYTVSLINVLCTFWIEGMYIYYHETLQRRGPQRSVDVIVSSVFIVTLLLLSFISLELIKDLESLHSQYNVEALFWSFSLGIFILRFMTLGTKVNKKYRNLSVLITEQKKYFFQINLYLQIEQKPHKKEELMVANSVLKLAADLIKELESPFKISGLSANPYLYTITKVVLLSALSGVLSELLGFKLKLHKIKIK
- the LOC122636906 gene encoding protein phtf isoform X6; the protein is MSFNDLVHWYQKKIGTYDKQQWEKTVEQRILGGFTNVPMKTAKLKTEFIDVDLVRGSSFPKAKPKHGLSTVACLALQRLLFLPLYKTWWSQQTSIRVFVLFLLLYSLQLINVLLYFAYGDRENEADIVSTSEVFIPSVMMLILCLVHSHIVSTNSGPMEINGYSRQKVIRRSRHGRCRISKSRSRSNLKVHDDSKSSQDTASEKASTISREALTSVRFAKKVMIENSLTLSQSQEFLPHSTCNKEKLNISMNIPSINEDSINCNQPDIPPAENVENPDIVHQDDDGFESLNGNVSSDNDRTVNKFLQQTNRDQIKLCDKEGNMFQLEASSSQQILLQPKYSAPDPLKKGGNFSDSEGDGCIEMERDESPTISEIREGRRQCESEEEGECEDAATNHLTEATTSATEWMGVTTNSDECSYSSELEESDLHSEANLNYSEFIEHPFSWEFGLPPSILLSSSCASSDRISCTIWTRRDVKKAELSVLDISSAIIARVESMPESMNYFYGGLILSIVLSLVPSIRRVTDTLGIDNSGNTTVSIIPDDLKQVNLETYTDILCRLIDIAFGDTILKRIIVLISAFERLALSCLLFFLLAVAERTYKQRLLYAKLFSHLTSSRRARKSDLPHFRLNKVRNIKTWLSVRSYLKRRGPQRSVDVIVSSVFIVTLLLLSFISLELIKDLESLHSQYNVEALFWSFSLGIFILRFMTLGTKVNKKYRNLSVLITEQINLYLQIEQKPHKKEELMVANSVLKLAADLIKELESPFKISGLSANPYLYTITKVVLLSALSGVLSELLGFKLKLHKIKIK
- the LOC122636906 gene encoding protein phtf isoform X5; amino-acid sequence: MSFNDLVHWYQKKIGTYDKQQWEKTVEQRILGGFTNVPMKTAKLKTEFIDVDLVRGSSFPKAKPKHGLSTVACLALQRLLFLPLYKTWWSQQTSIRVFVLFLLLYSLQLINVLLYFAYGDRENEADIVSTSEVFIPSVMMLILCLVHSHIVSTNSGPMEINGYSRQKVIRRSRHGRCRISKSRSRSNLKVHDDSKSSQDTASEKASTISREALTSVRFAKKVMIENSLTLSQSQEFLPHSTCNKEKLNISMNIPSINEDSINCNQPDIPPAENVENPDIVHQDDDGFESLNGNVSSDNDRTVNKFLQQTNRDQIKLCDKEGNMFQLEASSSQQILLQPKYSAPDPLKKGGNFSDSEGDGCIEMVNQTLIERDESPTISEIREGRRQCESEEEGECEDAATNHLTEATTSATEWMGVTTNSDECSYSSELEESDLHSEANLNYSEFIEHPFSWEFGLPPSILLSSSCASSDRISCTIWTRRDVKKAELSVLDISSAIIARVESMPESMNYFYGGLILSIVLSLVPSIRRVTDTLGIDNSGNTTVSIIPDDLKQVNLETYTDILCRLIDIAFGDTILKRIIVLISAFERLALSCLLFFLLAVAERTYKQRLLYAKLFSHLTSSRRARKSDLPHFRLNKVRNIKTWLSVRSYLKRRGPQRSVDVIVSSVFIVTLLLLSFISLELIKDLESLHSQYNVEALFWSFSLGIFILRFMTLGTKVNKKYRNLSVLITEQINLYLQIEQKPHKKEELMVANSVLKLAADLIKELESPFKISGLSANPYLYTITKVVLLSALSGVLSELLGFKLKLHKIKIK
- the LOC122636906 gene encoding protein phtf isoform X2, translated to MSFNDLVHWYQKKIGTYDKQQWEKTVEQRILGGFTNVPMKTAKLKTEFIDVDLVRGSSFPKAKPKHGLSTVACLALQRLLFLPLYKTWWSQQTSIRVFVLFLLLYSLQLINVLLYFAYGDRENEADIVSTSEVFIPSVMMLILCLVHSHIVSTNSGPMEINGYSRQKVIRRSRHGRCRISKSRSRSNLKVHDDSKSSQDTASEKASTISREALTSVRFAKKVMIENSLTLSQSQEFLPHSTCNKEKLNISMNIPSINEDSINCNQPDIPPAENVENPDIVHQDDDGFESLNGNVSSDNDRTVNKFLQQTNRDQIKLCDKEGNMFQLEASSSQQILLQPKYSAPDPLKKGGNFSDSEGDGCIEMVNQTLIERDESPTISEIREGRRQCESEEEGECEDAATNHLTEATTSATEWMGVTTNSDECSYSSELEESDLHSEANLNYSEFIEHPFSWEFGLPPSILLSSSCASSDRISCTIWTRRDVKKAELSVLDISSAIIARVESMPESMNYFYGGLILSIVLSLVPSIRRVTDTLGIDNSGNTTVSIIPDDLKQVNLETYTDILCRLIDIAFGDTILKRIIVLISAFERLALSCLLFFLLAVAERTYKQRLLYAKLFSHLTSSRRARKSDLPHFRLNKVRNIKTWLSVRSYLKVSQRYYTVSLINVLCTFWIEGMYIYYHETLQRRGPQRSVDVIVSSVFIVTLLLLSFISLELIKDLESLHSQYNVEALFWSFSLGIFILRFMTLGTKVNKKYRNLSVLITEQINLYLQIEQKPHKKEELMVANSVLKLAADLIKELESPFKISGLSANPYLYTITKVVLLSALSGVLSELLGFKLKLHKIKIK